The following DNA comes from Triticum aestivum cultivar Chinese Spring chromosome 3D, IWGSC CS RefSeq v2.1, whole genome shotgun sequence.
ccccccgcgcgcgccgcAGCCGCGTGGagccgccgggcaaagccccaCCGGCGTAGGCGGGCGGCGGGGCTCTGGTTCCCCTCTCCGTGGCGCGCTGCTGGCGCGGGATGACGTCGGGCAGGGGTGGCGGGCTGGCGCAGGGCCCTCCGGCATGGCGGTGAGCGGACGACGACGGCAGGCGGCTTCAATGTGTTGTGTCAGCCTTCTTCTCGCTCGTGGCGTGGCGGCTGCGTGGGCGGATTCATCGGGTGGTCGTGTGCGCGTGGATCCCTGCTAGGTCCGACCGGATCTGGCTCCGGGCTGGCCATGCGCGACGCGGGTGGTGGCTGGCGGCCTTGCTGGGTCGCTGGAAGCAGGGGCACGGGCTGGAGGTCGTGATCTGGCCTGGCGGccggcgggtggtggtggtgcacaTTGGGTGGACAGCGAAGCGGCTGCTCCAGGGCGTTGACAGCTGCTCTAGGCCCATTTCATCCAGGGGTGCAGGTCTTGGCTGACATGGGCTGCGGGCGGCTACCCCTGCCTCGGCTCGGCTAGTGGGGGTGGCGCCGCAGCAGTGGTGGTTCTGGCGGGTGTGCTGGCCAGGTTCTCGCCGGCTCCGGCAGCTAGACTTTGACGGGCAGAGCATGCCACATCAGCCCCTGACAGCGGGTCCCAGCGGTCAGATACACCATCAATACGTAAACGCAGTTTAGACCGTTTTGCAACACTTAGGCCCTGAGTTGGTACTGAACTGCAAAACTTTTGAGTAGTGGTATCAATTCGTGAGTAGGTGCTGAAGTGTGGTACCAACATGCAATTAACTCGGGTCTTAGCCGATATGGGCTGCGGGCATTGGCTGCGGGCAGCTACCCCTACCTCGGCTCGGCTAGTGGGGGTGGCGGCGCAACAGTGGTGGTTTTGGCGGGCGTGCTGGCTGGGTTCTCGTCGGCTCCGGCAGCTGGACTTTGACGGGCGGCGTGGTCGACAGTTTTGGTGACTCTCAAGGTTGGTGGTGGTGGTCGATTGTCGCCTTGCCGGTGGACAGGTGGCTTTGGTGGCCTCTTGTGGATCTGTAACGGCTGCCATGGTGGGACGACACAGGGGTTGTTCAGTGGGAATGTAGACTGGAGGGATGGGAGGTGCCCACGCAGTCGGGCCACCCGTCACTGGTACAGGGGTGTGCCGGTCATGGATGCGTCCGCTCCCCCTCCTTCCCGTTTCCTTGACCGAGTGCACGCAGTCGCCGTTCCGGTGAAGTTCGAGGCAGGGCGTGGGCTGCTGTTTTGTCTCTAGGGCGGCCGTTTTGGACCAAAGCCGATGCCTTCTCGGTCTTGGGGCTGTCTGGATGGAGGGCGGCGGCCCTTGTGGCGGGAGTCGCGGCGTTCGTGGGCGGAACGTGCATCACAGTTGCGGGCGGGCAGCCATGGCCATGCGGGTGGCATGGATGTTTGTGTTCGGCGTAGTATGGGTATGCCAGAAGGGTGTGAGCGCCGGGGTACATAACCGGTCTGGTTTCACTGGCCGTCGGTGGCAGTGTCCGCGGACGCCGTTCCCCTTCTTGAAGGTTCCGTCGCGGTTGCTCCCACTTTTCTCGGTCTGCTCCAGGTGAAAACTTGATCTTCATGATCGGACAGTGGCGACACAATGGAGCTGAAATGTTAGCATGACTACCTGGTTTGCTGTGCTAATGTGCACTGGTAAGAAGATTTTCTGATTGTATTTTTTGAGATTTTGACCTTTTGATTTTCTCTCCAGAAAATATGTGGTGGCCAATATAGATGCTAAGTAATTTGGTTGTTTCATATTCTATAAGTTGAAAGCCGTGTATTTCTAGCCAATTTTATTAGCATAATCACCATTCTCATCATTCAACTCCCCCACCCAACAAATATGTGTCAAAAGGCTTTTGGTGTCAGTGGTGTTCTGGGATGTGGAGCTAGTACTATGATATAGCTCTTTTTTTAGGGGATACTTGCTCTTTTTTATTTTGCTGATCTCATCATGAGTTTGTACTGTCTTTTTTTTCGCTTGCTAGTTTATACTGTCTTGTTCATACACTATGTTACATAGGTGCTATTATAAGATTTCATATTTGTCTGTATTGAGTTACTAGAAGATTAACACTTTTGTTTTCTCCAGGTGAAGAATGGCTGCTGCAGTTGTTAGTTGTCACCGAGTCTGTCGTGTCGCATCAATGGGTCGGTGGTGTTTATATATATGTTATCTGCAAAAACTTATGGTGTCTTAATCGAGTCAAGTATGTAATGTACTAAGATGCTTTTGAATACGTAATCTGGGGATTTTCGGCCTATACTAGTATTATTTTAAGTTGGGTTTCGTCATGTCTTACTTTTTTCTACATGTTGTGTGCTTGGCAGCTCATCTCTTGAGCCTAGACTTTTATGTTTGTCTGTACTATTCAGCCGTTGTTTGAGAAGAATTGGCATGGCTGTGCTAACGGAATGCCAGGAAGTTGCTCTAGATCTGTTTATATGCTAGATCAAATCAGATCTGCACCCATTCGACCAAAACGAACCCTTGTAAGCATGGTTTGGGTCTTGGTCTAGAAGTTATTTCGACGTTTAGACATCTGAAATAATTGCTGTAGAAATTTGGTTGAGAGATACGGGACTTTATTTGCCCTGGGAGCGAGGTTGCTGCTGCTGTCCAGTTATTTTGTAGTGGTACTTATGAGCCAGAGGACTGTTGTTCTGGCAACGGCAGCTGAAGATGCGGGTCTGGATGGCAGCGAGTCTACAGTCGCACTCGAAATTGGATTCTTAACTGTAATTCTCTGCTGAGCTTCCAAGACGTCTTGAGCGTGTTTTATAAGACTGAATTTTCTTGTCCCCTGAGACTGACTGGTAGTTACTGCTGTCCACTGAATTCCTCGAGAGCTATGACTGAAATTGATCTCAGCTGGATTGATCTCTGACTCTGACTGAAATTCCAAGTTGCTGCATCGCTTATATGACTGAACTTGatggattttattttttattttttttcctttatgAATTTACCCTGAGACTGAGGCTGCTACTGATGTCCACTGATTTTGTCATGGAAGGACTCGTCATTTTTGCAGCAAGTCCACAATCACATTCATGATTCTCCGCTGAAGATGCGGGACACATACGGCAGCTGAGTCTGCAGCTGTACTGGTACTCAGAAGAACACATACGGCAGGAGGTCACATTCTTAACGCAGATTAAATTGGAATGCCGTGGCAATTTGTTCTCGGCCTACAAGTCGTTTCGATGTTTACATGTCTGAAGTTATTGCTGTAGAAATTTGGATGATAGAGGCGGGACTTTCCTTGCCCTGAGAGTGCGGTGCCCTGGGAGTGAGGTTGCTGCTGCTGTCCAGTTATTTGTAGTGGTTCATATGAGCTAGAGGACTCGTCGTCCTCACAGCGGCTGTTTACTGCTGAAGACGCGGGACTGGACGACAGCTGAGTCTACAATCGCACTCGGAATTGGAGCGATATGCACGGCAGGAGGTTGCATTCTTGGCCTGTAGAATAGTTTTCTGCTGAACTTTGAGGTCATTCTAATGTTTTTTATATGGCTGAAATTACCGCCGATTAAATCGGAATGTGTGTGACAGCAGGAAATCCAACTTAATTTTCTTACCCTGAGACTGAGGCTGCTGCTGCTGACCACTACTTTGGTCCATATATATACGAGACACTGGACTGCAGGTCTACACTCACATGAACACTGACCAAAATTCCGGAGATAAGGTAGAGAGCTATCCATGTACCGTGCCTCTGACTGAAATTTCACAGCTCAATTTCTTACCCTGAGGCTGAGGTTGCTACTGCTGTCCACTGATTTCTAGTGGTCCAAAGGACTCCTCATTTTGGCAGCAATTTGCTTGATTATCAAGTCTACAATCACATTCATGGTTACAAGAACTCGGTCAGCAGAAATATAAAAATTGAGCACGGCATGAGGTTGCATTCGCAGTCAATATGACGAGTCCATCCGCAATCGTCTTCAACGCTCCATAGTCCATACATTGAGAAGAGTACGTTTGCTACAGGAGGAAGGTAACATGCATACACTGAGCCAGCCAGGTGCCCAAGCTTTTAATCAGTCACAAGGGTTCATACAGGACAGGCTGGGCTGCCGTTTACAAAGAATGCAAAATTAGTTCATACAAAAGTTTTGACTTACAAAAGACTGGGGCAGCAACAAACTGTAACACCAGCAGCAGCTCTAGTTGATACAAAAGCGCAAATAACACTTCAGCTTTCACAAGCTGTTATTTCATATATATTCGAATAATACATGTCTTCCAGAAAGATGATTACATCAACCAATTAAGCAGTTGGAGTTCTACATCCTCTCTTTACAACTGCTAGATTATTTTTGTTACATGTTTCCACATAAAAGTTCACAATACCTGAGAAACATAAGAATCTGAGATCTCATCCTCCTCCGAGATCTCGGTCAGCTCGGATAACAAAGGGTAAGAATCCGGGACAGCAGTGTGCTCATCATCACAGAAGAATGGCCTGGAAGGCATCTGCAGACCATCGAAGCCACCTTCCAGCATCTCTATGACCTCGCTCATCGTCGGCCTATCATGCGACTTCATCTGGATGCACCATAGTCCAACGATGCACAGCTTTCTCTCCAACTCATGCATGTCAGCAACCAGAGATATCGCATCCGCCTCTTGTGCAGTTAGTCTGTCATACACCCATGACGGGTAGTATGCTTGGCTCGAGTTCGCCGCATTTGGATCAGCATTCCTTCTTCCTCCGGCCATCTCTAGCAGCAGCATCCCAAAGCTATAAACATCCGACTTGCTCGATATGACGCCGAAGCTCCGAGATATCATCTCAGGAGCTATGTACCCAATTGTTCCCCTTAGGGCTCTCGATGGCACAAAGCTGTTATCCCTTGGGTATAGTTTGGCGAGACCAAAATCAGCAACTTTGGGGACAAAATTGTTGTCAAGAAGGATGTTGTGTGGCTTGATGTCAAAGTGCAGAATCTGCATGTCACAACCCTGATGAAGGTAGTCGATCCCCCTTGCAATGCCCAAAGCTATATCGGCTAGCTTGTCCCAGGAGAAACTCTTCTTGGCTGAGAAGATGTACTTGTCCAGAGAACCTTGAGGCATGTACTCATAAACTAGTGCTCTCCTCATTTCCTCTGAGCAGAATCCCATGAGGCGCACCACATTAACATGATGGATCCTACCGATGGTGGAGACTTCATTGATGAAATCTTCTCCATTGCAGTTAGGATTGCCCTCTAGCATCTTGACAGCGACATGAACATTGCCTGGCAATAACACACCCTTGAACACAGAGCCGTAGCCTCCCTGGCCCAGCTTATCTCTGAAATGACTTGTAATTGCTGTGATGTCGGTGTAGGCATACCTCATTGGACCTAGCATTTGTTGCAT
Coding sequences within:
- the LOC123076785 gene encoding rust resistance kinase Lr10-like — translated: MAMPTALKALTFLFVLAVLAPDQSEGQHHQPYCPSFSCGPFRNISSPFRQASDPPGCGYPSYELVCSDTKATIHIDNVTYHVSAINDSGSYFWVVDADMDLYSSCPLPRWNRPPYSVEVVNDDMEVELDPLSRRQTCFLKCSREVKDNGMYMPVACLSSNDTYVYVLTGYGSCSMEYLEPSCGYLAMTPWPCHSPFCWDCEPLENASYVDVVKSMRIGFAVQFPFRYPFQVRSINIKECLILQFREFSQVCSEGVMNCVLAILFDGPFWYCLVYATGFGDSTSSSIQSVFSFVNCIAVLCRFVLAPLAVLIFLAHMYWKTRITIDAVEKFLRMQQMLGPMRYAYTDITAITSHFRDKLGQGGYGSVFKGVLLPGNVHVAVKMLEGNPNCNGEDFINEVSTIGRIHHVNVVRLMGFCSEEMRRALVYEYMPQGSLDKYIFSAKKSFSWDKLADIALGIARGIDYLHQGCDMQILHFDIKPHNILLDNNFVPKVADFGLAKLYPRDNSFVPSRALRGTIGYIAPEMISRSFGVISSKSDVYSFGMLLLEMAGGRRNADPNAANSSQAYYPSWVYDRLTAQEADAISLVADMHELERKLCIVGLWCIQMKSHDRPTMSEVIEMLEGGFDGLQMPSRPFFCDDEHTAVPDSYPLLSELTEISEEDEISDSYVSQVL